CTGCGCCGGCTCGAAAAACAGAATCAACAAACCGGTCACCACCGCACCCACGGCGAAAGTCAGGAAACTGCTGCGCAACACGCCAACGGTTTCGCCCAAGCGCCCATTGATCGCCGCCTGCACGCTCAATACCGCGCCCGCCAACACCACCACAGCCAACAAAATAATCAGACCCATCACTCACCCCCGCGCAATCAGAACCAACGCCACCACAATCAAGCCCAATGCCAGCCAGCGCTCAGCATTGACCTTCTTGCGCGCCGCGCCGAACCAGCCGAAGTGGTCGATCAACACGCTTTTGCCGACCTGGCCGGACAAAATCGCGATCATCGTCATGGCGATGCCGATATGCGGCGTCGCCAGCGTCAGGACCACCACATAGATCGGCCCGAGAAAGCCGCCGATCAATTGCCAGCGCGGCAGCTGGGTCAGTGCGGGCCCTTTTTGCGGACCAGCAAACAGCAGCAGCAAAAACAGAATCGCCGCGCCTACGCCAAAGATGCTCAAGGTCGCCCACAAATGCCCGACCTGTTCGCCCAGCGGCCCGAGCAATCCGGCTTCCACCGACAAACCCATGCCAGCGAGAATCACCAGCGGCAGCAACAACAAGCGCAACACCGACTGCTTCACCGGCGCGGCGACAGCGCCTTCTTCCAACGTCTGCATAACAATCTTCCACACTGATAAACGATGGCGCGGATTATCGGCTGGCGCAGCTTTGCGATAAATGGGAGCATCCTGACAACACTTTTGCGCAATTCGCACAGCAGGCTGACCATGCACGGGCTCAACGAATTAGGATTCAAGGCACTTCGGCTGTTTGTGGCTGTGCTCGACCAAGGCAGTTTTTCCGAAGTTGCCCGCCGCGAAGGCGTGGCGCCCTCCTCTATTTCCCGGCAGATCCAGTTGATGGAGCAGGCGCTGAATCAGCAATTGCTTTACCGCCACACCCGCGCCGTCACCCCGACCGAGGCCGGGCGCATGCTCGGCCATCATGCGCGGCTGGTGCTCGTGCAACTGGAAGAGGCCGAACAAGCCTTGCAGGAGCAGCAAAGCGAACCCACTGGCCTGGTGCGCATCAACGCCCCGGTGGTATTCGGCCAGCGACATCTGACGCCGTGGCTGGGCCAGCTGTGCGCGCGCTATCCGAAGCTGCAGCTGGATATCCAGCAGACCGACCACTATGTCGACCCGATGCAGGAAGGCGCAGACCTGCTGTTCCGCATTGGCGCATTGCATGACTCAAGCATGCAGGCGCGAATCATCGCACCGCATCGCTTTCAGATTGCCGCGAGCCCGGCCTATCTCAAACGTCACGGCACCCCGCAGCATCCCGAAGAACTCGCGCGACACCAATGCCTGGCCTACAAAGGCGCCGCCGGCCAGCAGCGCTGGTTTTTCCGGAGCGAGGGCGAGGACTGGACGCCGTATGCGGTGAAAGGGCCGATCACCGGCAACCACGCCGACACCCTGACGCAAGCCGCCGAACAGGGTTTGGGGCTGGTGATGTTCCCGTCATGGCTGATTGGTGAAGCGGTGCGCGCCGGCACGCTGGTGCCGGTGCTGAGGGACTATCAGGTCTCGAACAGTCCGGAGCCGCAGCAGATTGCCGTGCTGTGGCCGGGAAGTCGGCGGTTGTCGGTGAAGGTGAGGACGGTGATTGATTTTTTTGTCGAGTGCTTTGGCGAGATTCCCTATTGGGACAGAGCCTGAAGA
This window of the Pseudomonas fluorescens genome carries:
- a CDS encoding DMT family transporter — encoded protein: MQTLEEGAVAAPVKQSVLRLLLLPLVILAGMGLSVEAGLLGPLGEQVGHLWATLSIFGVGAAILFLLLLFAGPQKGPALTQLPRWQLIGGFLGPIYVVVLTLATPHIGIAMTMIAILSGQVGKSVLIDHFGWFGAARKKVNAERWLALGLIVVALVLIARG
- a CDS encoding LysR family transcriptional regulator; the protein is MHGLNELGFKALRLFVAVLDQGSFSEVARREGVAPSSISRQIQLMEQALNQQLLYRHTRAVTPTEAGRMLGHHARLVLVQLEEAEQALQEQQSEPTGLVRINAPVVFGQRHLTPWLGQLCARYPKLQLDIQQTDHYVDPMQEGADLLFRIGALHDSSMQARIIAPHRFQIAASPAYLKRHGTPQHPEELARHQCLAYKGAAGQQRWFFRSEGEDWTPYAVKGPITGNHADTLTQAAEQGLGLVMFPSWLIGEAVRAGTLVPVLRDYQVSNSPEPQQIAVLWPGSRRLSVKVRTVIDFFVECFGEIPYWDRA